In Mytilus galloprovincialis chromosome 1, xbMytGall1.hap1.1, whole genome shotgun sequence, the following are encoded in one genomic region:
- the LOC143058948 gene encoding uncharacterized protein LOC143058948 has translation MVGTGAYLSLVFVFLNVLVSTIQYCPGITGGSVPWWILYQQKDKPFIHYYVDSTNNENITVHFPEKSDSVLSRVILSIINNESAEYMVYFSDFLNAKNIADIKQIPMRSQWMHGMFATDNSWESGTWLLSNNLLFPPTKDSNLVSPESRQWISSTIGDSGIYLFYVCISADSNKDVQSIFGKILAGNPFVFNQKINENAFMKAYLQDVRPLNSSFSLHASANLFMNCMYATLNETQEHCLFKYSVETGTEITVFTRPRGMIKRSRSFCYNAQSQHLYEFGVLEQTSFDNSGKTSNSMFVLSDDTDSPASGITCFGQDISASTETVAIMICVRLPGLYKDIIESLEVSTWTCPQQKQPTSHTTSNPRPPTSNDNTVASQSLPAGQHPSNGIPSENTEDNKHEDAEYDPKEKQFTKFCDSHDCTLPNEDLNIYSKAEKNTQDDPFQKSEKVSKSFDEMVTDIQQQEAMQIPTKHKKENKSVKRTYIHLRFEDDETRINKYLLKTDNAVLGLFCRKGCGHCRKAINEIKKLGEKLEFSAVDIAIVDITNPYLPDTMAVSWTPFIR, from the exons ATGGTAGGAACAGGCGCGTACCTTTCTTTAGTTTTCGTGTTTCTGAATGTTCTTGTATCGACTATACAATACTGTCCAGGTATAACTGGTGGTTCAGTGCCATGGTGGATCCTATACCAACAGAAAGATAAACCTTTCATACATTACTATGTCGATAGTACTAACAATGAGAACATTACG GTTCATTTTCCAGAAAAATCGGACAGTGTTTTATCGCGTGTGATACTGTCCATCATCAACAATGAGTCTGCAGAGTATATGGTTTATTTCAGCGATTTTCTTAACGCAAAAAATATCGCAGATATCAAGCAGATTCCAATGAGATCACAATGGATGCAT GGTATGTTTGCCACAGATAACTCATGGGAATCTGGTACCTGGTTACTAAGCAATAATCTTCTTTTCCCACCAACAAAAGATAGTAATTTAGTTTCACCAGAATCGAGACAATGGATATCGTCTACTATTGGAGACAGtggaatatatttgttttatgtttgtatATCAGCAG atagcAACAAAGATGTTCAAAGTATATTTGGGAAAATATTGGCTGGGAACCCATTTGTGTTCaatcaaaaaataaatgaaaatgcatTCATGAAAGCATACCTACAAGACGTACGACCACTTAATTCATCCTTTAGCTTGCACGCGTCTGCAAACCTATTTATG AATTGCATGTATGCCACACTGAATGAGACACAAGAACACTGTTTGTTCAAATACTCTGTGGAGACTGGAACTGAAATAACTGTCTTTACAAGACCACGTGGGATGATCAAACGTTCCAGATCATTTTGCTACAATGCGCAGTCTCAACATTTATACGAGTTTGGTGTACTCGAACAAACCTCATTTGATAACTCAGGGAAGACAAGTAATTCTATGTTTGTGTTATCAGATGATACGGATTCACCTGCTTCTGGCATTACATGCTTTGGACAAGATATATCTGCCAGCACAGAGACAGTTGCAATCATG ATTTGTGTCCGTCTACCTGGGCTTTACAAAGATATCATAGAATCATTAGAAGTAAGTACTTGGACCTGTCCACAGCAGAAACAGCCTACCTCACATACAACCAGTAACCCGCGTCCTCCTACTTCTAATGACAATACAGTGGCCTCGCAATCACTTCCTGCAGGACAACATCCAAGTAATGGAATACCAAGTGAGAACACAGAGGATAATAAACATGAAGATGCAGAGTATGATCCCAAAGAAAAGCAATTTACAAAATTCTGTGATTCACACGATTGTACTTTGCCAAACGAAGACCTAAATATTTATTCGAAGGCTGAGAAAAATACACAGGATGATCCATTTCAAAAATCCGAAAAAGTTAGCAAAAG TTTTGATGAAATGGTAACTGACATTCAACAGCAGGAGGCAATGCAGATTCCAACAAAACacaagaaagaaaacaaatcggTTAAGAGGACAT ATATTCATTTACGATTCGAAGATGATGAAACAAGGATAAACAAATACTTATTAAAGACTGACAATGCAGTTTTAGGGTTATTTTGCAGAAAAg GTTGCGGACATTGTCGAAAagcaataaatgaaataaaaaaacttggtgAGAAGTTGGAATTCTCGGCAGTTGACATAGCCATTGTTGACATCACTAACCCTTACCTTCCAGACACCATGGCAGTTTCCTGGACACCATTTATAAGGTAG